In Candidatus Saccharibacteria bacterium, a genomic segment contains:
- the rnc gene encoding ribonuclease III produces the protein MFNQAEVEKVLGIKFKDAELVKTAFTHRSYLNEHRRAKIEHNERLEFLGDAVLELVVTDYLFCSYPDKPEGELTSWRSALVKTESLAELAEILGLGQYLLMSRGEAKSGGRNRVALLANLVEATLGAIYMDTGYDAASKFIHDHIIVKLPGILKEGAHIDAKSHFQEIAQERDGITPSYQVLEESGPDHDKQFIMGVYLGKKLLGKGGGSSKQAAQQAAAAKALEKYEK, from the coding sequence GTGTTTAATCAAGCCGAAGTTGAAAAAGTGCTGGGCATAAAGTTTAAAGATGCCGAACTAGTAAAAACGGCTTTTACCCACCGAAGCTATCTTAATGAGCACCGTCGAGCCAAAATTGAACACAATGAGCGATTGGAGTTTTTGGGCGATGCTGTGCTCGAATTGGTAGTTACCGACTATTTATTCTGCAGCTATCCCGACAAACCCGAAGGCGAACTAACCAGCTGGCGATCGGCTCTGGTAAAAACTGAGAGTCTAGCCGAACTGGCCGAGATCTTAGGCCTAGGCCAATATCTGCTCATGAGTCGCGGCGAGGCTAAAAGCGGCGGCCGAAACCGGGTAGCTCTTTTGGCCAACCTAGTTGAGGCCACGCTCGGAGCCATTTATATGGACACCGGCTACGATGCTGCAAGTAAGTTTATTCATGATCATATAATTGTAAAGCTCCCTGGAATTTTAAAAGAGGGCGCCCATATTGATGCCAAAAGTCATTTTCAGGAGATCGCGCAGGAGCGGGACGGCATTACCCCTAGCTACCAGGTGCTCGAGGAGTCTGGCCCAGATCACGACAAGCAGTTTATAATGGGTGTTTACTTGGGCAAAAAACTGCTTGGCAAGGGTGGCGGCAGCAGTAAACAGGCTGCCCAACAGGCCGCCGCCGCCAAGGCGCTCGAAAAGTACGAAAAATAG
- the nusB gene encoding transcription antitermination factor NusB, translated as MASNRHLCRIIALQSLYEYDFRSALEMTELKTSIDEILARNIAVYEDAAGEKDFIEDLVRGTIRDQKKIDDIITPAAPEWPIEQIAKVDKAILRMSIYELMLKRDVPPKVAINEAVELAKAFGGENSSKFINGVLGTIYRKSDFYEPEEDKKAKAEANTPDKSESKPESKTKTDSTDSTDDSEQQAEAK; from the coding sequence ATGGCCAGCAATCGCCATTTATGTCGAATAATTGCCTTACAGAGTCTATACGAATACGACTTTCGCAGTGCCTTGGAAATGACCGAACTCAAGACCAGTATCGACGAGATCCTGGCCCGTAACATTGCCGTTTACGAAGATGCTGCCGGTGAGAAAGATTTTATCGAGGATCTTGTGCGCGGCACCATTCGAGACCAAAAGAAGATTGACGACATAATTACACCGGCAGCACCAGAATGGCCGATTGAACAAATTGCCAAGGTCGACAAAGCCATATTGCGTATGAGTATTTACGAACTAATGCTTAAGCGCGATGTTCCGCCCAAAGTTGCCATTAACGAAGCTGTGGAGTTAGCCAAGGCCTTTGGTGGCGAAAACTCCAGCAAGTTTATTAATGGCGTGCTGGGTACGATTTATCGAAAGAGTGATTTTTATGAACCAGAAGAAGACAAAAAAGCTAAGGCCGAAGCCAACACTCCAGACAAGTCCGAATCCAAACCAGAGTCAAAAACCAAAACCGACTCCACAGATTCAACAGACGACTCCGAGCAACAAGCAGAAGCCAAATAG
- a CDS encoding 50S ribosomal protein L32: protein MPVPKKRRTSATRGQRRSHDSLAAVQLMYEKNSKTNLPRRLHKAAALNMARVRKAS from the coding sequence ATGCCTGTACCCAAAAAACGTCGCACTAGTGCTACTCGCGGCCAGCGTCGGAGTCACGACAGCTTGGCAGCAGTGCAGTTGATGTACGAGAAAAACAGTAAAACTAACTTGCCGCGCAGATTGCACAAGGCAGCTGCTCTCAATATGGCAAGAGTCCGCAAAGCCAGTTAA
- a CDS encoding GNAT family N-acetyltransferase encodes MSEYTVSDATQNDAVAIGPMHLKSWHETYINHELGINSAFINEKMGKVAKEEGNEFRRKRIAEAQANPEKVMYKVVKNKAGEVVGFFIAEKIDEFNDLQAIYLLDSAKGSGIANELMDGFLAWLDPAKPSKLAAAAYNDRALRFYQRYGFAKTDKELPLHHDKMPTVEMVRPADK; translated from the coding sequence ATGAGCGAATATACAGTTTCAGACGCAACGCAAAATGACGCGGTTGCTATAGGGCCGATGCATTTAAAATCTTGGCACGAGACCTATATAAATCACGAGCTTGGAATTAATTCTGCATTTATTAATGAAAAAATGGGCAAGGTCGCCAAAGAAGAGGGTAACGAGTTTCGACGTAAGCGCATAGCCGAAGCCCAGGCCAATCCAGAAAAAGTTATGTATAAGGTTGTTAAGAACAAAGCTGGTGAGGTAGTTGGCTTTTTTATTGCCGAAAAAATAGATGAGTTTAATGATCTGCAGGCGATCTACCTATTAGATTCTGCTAAAGGCAGCGGAATTGCTAACGAGCTTATGGATGGTTTCTTAGCCTGGCTGGATCCGGCCAAACCTTCAAAACTGGCAGCTGCTGCTTACAACGATAGAGCACTACGCTTTTACCAGAGATACGGTTTTGCTAAAACCGATAAAGAGTTACCTCTGCACCACGATAAGATGCCCACCGTAGAGATGGTACGCCCGGCCGATAAGTAG
- the rpsP gene encoding 30S ribosomal protein S16: MVVIRLSRVGRNKYALYRIVAADKRRAATGKFLAVLGTYNPHTKEVKLDKDEIAKYLQNGAQASDRVLRILKANGVDLPKWAGIHDRNKKSKKSEEKKDEAVAKPENPPAGGEAEVAEATQENAEAKAATVDAPETAATEEKVVEDVKKATEDVADAAAKADKEAKA, translated from the coding sequence ATGGTAGTAATTCGTTTGTCCCGAGTGGGCCGAAATAAATATGCGTTATACCGAATTGTAGCAGCCGATAAGCGCCGGGCTGCTACAGGCAAGTTTTTGGCGGTTTTGGGTACTTACAACCCACACACCAAAGAGGTAAAACTCGACAAAGACGAGATTGCCAAGTATCTGCAAAATGGAGCTCAGGCCTCAGATCGTGTACTTCGGATTTTGAAAGCTAATGGCGTTGATCTGCCCAAATGGGCCGGGATTCATGATCGCAATAAGAAGTCTAAAAAGAGCGAAGAAAAGAAAGACGAAGCAGTAGCCAAACCCGAAAATCCGCCAGCTGGTGGAGAAGCCGAAGTGGCTGAAGCCACGCAAGAAAACGCTGAGGCCAAAGCTGCCACAGTCGATGCCCCAGAAACAGCAGCCACAGAAGAGAAAGTTGTCGAAGATGTCAAAAAAGCTACCGAAGACGTAGCCGACG